Proteins from one Coffea arabica cultivar ET-39 chromosome 8c, Coffea Arabica ET-39 HiFi, whole genome shotgun sequence genomic window:
- the LOC113706470 gene encoding uncharacterized protein produces the protein MLKGKVKEEERIEKIIRGLLKLPENKRCINCNSLGPQYVCTTFLTFICTNCSGVHREFTHRVKSVSMAKFSAEEVDALQAGGNERARQIYLKEWDPHRNYFPDGSNLHRLRDFIKHVYIDRKYAGVRRNDKLSMVKASAKEDLQERHSFETSRRGAREEFFHTDDARRDDFFERHSFEHSFLSRNDGRNLKNHIDARNSPRYKQEMLKSGSQNSRAPRFEIVDDRFRENGYGSVRKVLTHRYSDTESRARSSSPISQKSRDISKEPAIRPLNDILDDKIPPLKVGESPKANAVDGSGHVQTAGSYTIPGSVDKKEEENKKVNTLNSLIDFDANLEPSATTAVVQTQQTVPVGDGSKSAAMSSANEKASNAPNANSLELLLFGLAHPAGSMPEMSPGGDNPAAIVGSSNPDVGTVTNNVAITTASHIENAAPCPGNSSDSKDKLADAPTLPALQQSEPFGAPPVNSNFTAQKATASLEAANNESLTSEPEHAKVQPTNTSFGQATQVVPQAANDTSLGNELLSGRKELPADLFTSSYSSFAAAVPGWQSTSPYGMGYGTQYHVTAMSMGAHQDSVKSRNPFDIGDDGPLAQGTMLPSMSPLQGQMPNMSTSQGLQPQVVPYSSATQTHGPPYGIMRPPGVYMGQQIANNILPSRPQGANTFHVNDAAFASLNPIKQSSGMNDDTAFSSLNPIQQSHGVNPSSATPQSYSLTGGNPFG, from the exons ATGCTCAAAGGAAAAGTAAAGGAAGAAGAGAGAATTGAGAAGATCATTCGTGGTCTTCTTAAGCTTCCAGAAAATAAGAGATGTATCAACTGCAACAGTTTG GGGCCTCAATATGTATGCACAACCTTCTTGACATTCATTTGCACAAACTGCAGTGGTGTACA TCGAGAATTCACACATCGAGTAAAATCTGTGTCAATGGCTAAATTTTCTGCAGAAGAAGTAGATGCTCTTCAGGCAGGGGGTAATGAG CGAGCAAGGCAGATTTATCTTAAAGAATGGGATCCGCATAGAAATTATTTTCCTGACGGGAG TAATCTTCATAGACTTCGTGATTTCATCAAGCACGTCTACATAGACAGAAAATATGCTGGTGTTAGGCGTAATGACAAGCTTTCAATGGTTAAAGCG AGTGCAAAGGAGGACCTCCAAGAGCGGCATTCTTTTGAAACATCCCGTCGTGGTGCTAGAGAAGAATTTTTTCATACGGATGATGCTCGGAGAGATGATTTCTTTGAGCGGCACTCATTTGAACATTCTTTTCTAAGTAGAAACGATggcagaaatttgaaaaatcacattgATGCAAGAAATAGCCCTCGATACAAACAAGAAATGCTGAAGTCTGGAAGTCAGAATAGCCGGGCACCTCGATTTGAAATAGTTGATGATAGGTTCCGGGAAAATGGATATGGATCTGTAAGGAAAGTTTTGACTCACAGATACTCAGATACAGAGTCCAGGGCTAGAAGCAGCTCACCAATTTCACAAAAGAGCAGAGATATTTCCAAAGAGCCCGCAATACGTCCACTAAATGACATTTTAGATGACAAAATTCCTCCTCTAAAAGTGGGAGAATCTCCTAAAGCAAATGCTGTTGATGGCTCTGGCCATGTTCAG ACAGCAGGAAGCTACACAATTCCAGGCTCTGTTGATAAAAAGGAAGAGGAAAACAAGAAAGTGAATACTCTTAACAGCTTGATAGATTTTGATGCTAACCTTGAGCCTTCTGCAACAACAGCAGTAGTGCAGACTCAACAAACAGTTCCTGTTGGTGATGGTAGCAAGAGTGCTGCCATGTCTTCTGCAAATGAGAAGGCCTCTAATGCTCCAAATGCTAATTCACTTGAACTGCTATTGTTTGGACTGGCACATCCTGCAGGTAGCATGCCTGAAATGTCTCCTGGTGGTGACAATCCAGCTGCTATTGTAGGTTCATCTAATCCTGATGTGGGTACAGTTACGAACAATGTTGCAATTACTACTGCTTCACACATTGAAAATGCTGCACCATGCCCTGGTAATAGCAGTGACTCTAAGGATAAGCTTGCTGATGCCCCAACGCTGCCAGCTTTGCAGCAAAGTGAGCCATTTGGAGCCCCTCCAGTAAATAGTAACTTTACTGCTCAGAAGGCTACTGCTTCTCTTGAAGCTGCAAACAATGAG TCCTTGACTTCAGAACCTGAGCATGCTAAAGTGCAACCAACCAATACATCATTTGGACAAGCAACACAAGTTGTCCCACAGGCAGCTAATGATACTAGTTTGGGAAATGAATTACTCAGTGGAAGAAAAGAACTTCCAGCG GACCTTTTTACATCAAGCTATTCATCATTTGCTGCTGCAGTTCCAGGCTGGCAATCCACTTCCCCTTATGGAATGGGATATGGCACTCAGTACCATGTTACTGCAATG TCCATGGGAGCTCACCAAGATTCGGTTAAATCAAGGAACCCATTTGATATTGGTGATGATGGTCCCTTAGCTCAAGGCACCATG CTTCCTTCAATGTCACCTTTGCAAGGACAGATGCCAAATATGTCAACTTCGCAAGGGTTACAGCCTCAAGTAGTGCCATATTCATCGGCAACGCAAACACACGGACCTCCTTATGGAATTATGAGGCCTCCAG GAGTATACATGGGGCAACAGATAGCAAATAATATACTTCCTTCCAG ACCGCAAGGAGCTAATACCTTCCATGTCAATGATGCTGCCTTTGCCTCTCTTAACCCTATTAAACAGTCAAGTGGGATGAACGATGATACTGCCTTTTCTTCTCTTAACCCCATTCAACAATCACATGGCGTAAACCCCTCATCAGCTACACCACAATCCTACTCGTTGACAGGAGGAAATCCATTTGGATAG